The following are encoded together in the Hippoglossus stenolepis isolate QCI-W04-F060 chromosome 12, HSTE1.2, whole genome shotgun sequence genome:
- the LOC118119024 gene encoding max-interacting protein 1, whose product MVKYMRQHSELKPAEELLSESDASVDPQDFGEMMSDCSLSDVLYSKCSAMDQIGTFMRNVQVLLDAADYIENVEKSNGKCEHGYASIYPATQSAHQQKQRKFKNRKLDNILNRSAHNELEKNRRAHLRLCLERLKSLIPLGQDCSRHTTLGLLNKAKAHIKKLEELDRRSQHQLDNLEREQRHLQRQLSQLQTHGERERVRTDSLGSRMDSDHYESDREEIEVDVESTEFSHGEMDSVSTSGTSDLEDHSSRLSSASDEGYSTCSLKLAFSA is encoded by the exons ATGGTGAAGTACATGCGGCAGCACAGCGAGCTGAAACCcgcagaggagctgctgtccGAGTCCGACGCGTCCGTGGACCCGCAGGATTTCGGGGAGATGATGTCCGACTGTTCCCTGAGCGACGTCCTCTACTCCAAATGTTCCGCAATGGACCAGATCGGCACTTTTATGAGGAACGTGCAGGTGCTGCTGGATGCGGCCGATTACATAGAAAACGTGGAGAAGAGCAACGGAA AGTGTGAGCACGGCTACGCCTCCATATACCCTGCAACCCAGAGCGCGCATCAACAGAAACAACGCAAattcaaaaacaggaaattGGACAATATTCTCAATAG GTCAGCGCACAACGAACTGGAAAAAAATAG ACGAGCACATCTCCGCCTGTGTTTGGAGAGGTTGAAGTCCCTCATCCCTCTGGGACAAGACTGCAGTCGGCACACCACGCTGGGACTGCTCAACAAGGCCAAAGCACATATCAAG AAACTTGAAGAGCTGGACCGGAGGAGTCAGCACCAGCTGGACAACTTAGAGCGAGAGCAGAGGCACTTGCAGAGGCAGCTCTCCCAGCTGCAGACtcacggagagagggagagggtcCGCACAGACAGCCTGGGCTCGAGGATGGACTCAGACCACTACGAGTCTGACAGAG agGAAATTGAAGTGGATGTGGAAAGCACTGAGTTCTCCCATGGAGAAATGGACAGTGTCAGCACCAGTGGTACCAGTGACCTGGAGGACCACAGCAGCCGACTGAGCTCGGCCAGTGACGAGGGCTACTCCACGTGCAGTTTAAAACTGGCCTTCTCTGCCTGA